The Leptospira bourretii genome has a window encoding:
- a CDS encoding CDP-alcohol phosphatidyltransferase family protein — protein MQIEEKKAKDLFQDRIFTLSNFLSVFRVLLLPFFFQSTYAYAHDPANLRAFSASIFYALAAVVSDYLDGLFARLLHQETTLGRYLDPVCDKLVTLGGLFVVTIHFDFPSWILIVYFIREILGVWLGGYLYLKRGLQGRPNWWGKFGVGIVAVSVIWYMSLPYFLKFGAPYSFLLHPVISAYVLLFVLTAGVVAYVVRYWNIVFHPEAIELDPENKKQAKKYQKI, from the coding sequence ATGCAAATCGAAGAAAAAAAAGCCAAAGACCTTTTCCAGGATCGTATCTTTACCCTATCCAATTTTTTATCTGTGTTTCGGGTGTTGTTACTCCCCTTTTTTTTCCAAAGCACTTATGCTTATGCACATGATCCAGCGAACTTACGTGCTTTTTCTGCATCGATCTTTTATGCACTGGCTGCTGTTGTCAGTGATTACCTCGACGGACTCTTTGCTCGTCTCCTCCACCAAGAAACCACTCTCGGTAGATACTTAGATCCAGTCTGTGATAAACTCGTTACCCTCGGTGGACTCTTTGTTGTTACCATTCATTTTGATTTTCCAAGTTGGATTCTTATCGTATATTTTATTAGAGAGATCCTCGGCGTTTGGCTTGGTGGCTATTTGTATTTAAAACGAGGTTTACAAGGTCGACCTAACTGGTGGGGAAAATTTGGTGTGGGAATTGTGGCAGTATCTGTGATTTGGTATATGTCACTGCCTTACTTTTTAAAGTTTGGTGCTCCTTATTCTTTTTTACTCCATCCTGTGATCTCTGCTTATGTTTTACTTTTTGTACTGACTGCAGGTGTTGTTGCCTATGTGGTTAGGTATTGGAATATTGTTTTCCATCCAGAAGCCATTGAGTTAGATCCAGAAAACAAAAAACAGGCTAAGAAGTATCAAAAAATTTAA
- the fliG gene encoding flagellar motor switch protein FliG, whose product MKPENSTSATPGVRKAALLLLSLGKERAADVLKHLDDTMLEAVILEMSKIRSISKEEREVILKEFHNTIEDLNETTSGGLSTAKSLLEHTVGAEKANVILKKIHKEETKNDFEFLNQVEPGVLQGMLGTESPQIIAVTLSHLDPKKAADVLKLFPKPEQAKIAVRLATTSKTHPDVIQNIARILKKRYEERDKQEYSEAGGAHVLANILNFMEKGAEETILSELEESSPDVADQVREKLYTFEDILSLDNKEMRILINRLADDSSISLAIRGAGDEIRKKFLNNMSQNRSEDILDALDMKPRVTLREINEARSKIVQVARVLEEENQILFKKEKEEYIE is encoded by the coding sequence ATGAAGCCTGAGAACAGTACATCCGCCACTCCTGGCGTACGAAAAGCCGCCCTCCTCCTTTTATCCCTTGGCAAAGAAAGAGCTGCCGATGTTCTGAAACACCTCGATGACACCATGCTCGAAGCAGTGATTTTGGAAATGTCCAAAATCAGATCTATCTCGAAAGAAGAAAGAGAAGTCATCTTAAAGGAATTTCATAATACCATTGAAGATTTGAATGAAACCACCTCCGGTGGCCTCTCCACTGCCAAATCTCTTTTGGAACATACAGTGGGCGCTGAAAAAGCCAATGTAATCTTAAAGAAAATCCATAAAGAAGAAACCAAAAACGATTTTGAATTTTTGAACCAAGTGGAACCGGGAGTTTTACAGGGGATGCTTGGCACCGAATCCCCACAAATCATCGCAGTCACCTTATCGCATCTGGATCCAAAAAAGGCAGCCGATGTTTTAAAACTTTTTCCGAAACCAGAACAGGCAAAAATTGCGGTAAGACTAGCAACCACATCCAAAACCCATCCAGATGTGATCCAAAACATTGCAAGGATTCTCAAAAAACGATACGAAGAAAGGGACAAACAGGAATACTCCGAAGCTGGTGGAGCTCATGTCCTTGCGAACATTTTGAACTTTATGGAAAAAGGGGCAGAGGAAACGATTCTATCCGAACTCGAAGAATCTTCTCCCGATGTGGCAGACCAAGTCCGTGAAAAACTTTATACTTTTGAAGACATCCTTTCTTTGGATAACAAAGAAATGCGAATCCTTATCAACCGTTTGGCTGATGACTCGTCCATCTCTCTTGCCATCCGTGGTGCCGGAGATGAAATCAGGAAAAAATTCCTAAACAATATGAGCCAAAACAGGTCAGAAGATATTTTAGATGCCCTGGACATGAAACCACGAGTCACCTTACGAGAGATAAACGAAGCAAGAAGTAAAATTGTACAAGTGGCAAGAGTTTTAGAAGAAGAAAATCAGATTCTTTTTAAGAAAGAAAAAGAAGAATATATTGAGTGA
- a CDS encoding pyruvate dehydrogenase complex dihydrolipoamide acetyltransferase: MAKIQEMTQLSPTMEEGTIVKWLKKEGDSISPGDIIAEVETDKAVMEMEAYDSGVILKIIEGEGSKLKVGQAMAVIGKPGEDVASLLAGIPATSPNQNKTETTPTPTKEVEIQTAKPVVPEPVATAISQKESNPKPSPQSKDQTSGSPANANRGGLRVLASPLAKSIAIENGVDLHTVIGTGPEGRITKKDVLDTLNQGSGTSQYASKAATRADEVVTLNGMRKTIAKRLTESKQNLPHFYLNVDVNAKAMETFRLELSEFQKHLDPELQMKVSLNDIIVKATATALRLHPKVNASFQGDSILQFGRVDVGIAVSLDGGLLTPVIRNADGKSILEISKEVKELAKRARDRKLKPEEFSGGTFTISNLGMYGISRFTAIINEPESGILAVGSVEDKPVVENGAVVAGRVLSLTLSCDHRVIDGAVGAEFLRTLKSLLEQPSLMAGVI; encoded by the coding sequence ATGGCAAAAATTCAAGAAATGACCCAACTTTCCCCTACAATGGAAGAAGGAACCATTGTGAAATGGTTAAAAAAGGAAGGAGATTCGATCTCTCCTGGTGACATCATAGCAGAAGTAGAAACAGACAAAGCCGTGATGGAAATGGAAGCTTATGATTCCGGTGTGATTTTAAAGATCATCGAAGGAGAAGGATCCAAGTTAAAAGTGGGACAGGCCATGGCTGTGATTGGAAAACCCGGGGAAGATGTGGCATCTCTTTTAGCAGGGATTCCCGCGACTTCACCTAACCAAAACAAAACGGAGACGACCCCTACTCCTACAAAGGAAGTAGAAATCCAAACAGCAAAACCTGTTGTTCCAGAACCTGTAGCAACTGCAATCTCACAGAAAGAATCAAACCCAAAACCTTCCCCGCAATCGAAAGATCAGACTTCGGGTTCGCCAGCCAATGCCAATCGAGGAGGACTTCGTGTCCTTGCTTCTCCTCTCGCCAAATCCATTGCCATCGAAAATGGTGTTGATTTACACACTGTGATCGGAACAGGACCTGAAGGAAGGATCACTAAAAAAGATGTTTTGGATACTTTAAACCAAGGTTCTGGTACAAGTCAATACGCAAGTAAAGCAGCAACGCGCGCAGATGAAGTTGTGACTTTGAATGGAATGCGAAAAACCATAGCCAAACGTCTGACCGAATCCAAACAAAATCTCCCCCACTTTTATTTGAATGTGGATGTAAATGCAAAAGCCATGGAGACATTTCGTCTGGAACTTTCCGAATTCCAAAAACATTTAGATCCGGAACTCCAAATGAAGGTCAGCTTAAACGATATCATCGTCAAAGCAACTGCTACCGCCCTGAGGCTTCATCCCAAAGTCAATGCGAGTTTCCAAGGAGATTCCATTTTACAATTTGGTCGAGTGGATGTAGGGATTGCTGTTTCTCTTGATGGAGGACTATTAACACCAGTTATCCGAAATGCGGATGGAAAATCTATACTTGAGATTTCGAAAGAAGTGAAAGAACTGGCAAAACGTGCCCGGGATCGCAAACTAAAACCTGAAGAATTTTCAGGTGGAACTTTTACCATTTCTAATCTAGGAATGTATGGAATCAGTCGGTTCACAGCCATCATCAACGAACCAGAAAGTGGGATCTTGGCTGTTGGTTCTGTGGAAGACAAACCTGTTGTGGAAAACGGGGCCGTGGTAGCTGGCCGGGTTTTGTCTCTCACGTTGTCTTGCGACCACCGAGTGATCGATGGTGCGGTTGGAGCCGAATTCTTAAGGACTCTCAAGAGTCTTTTAGAACAACCGAGCCTTATGGCCGGTGTGATCTGA
- a CDS encoding pyruvate dehydrogenase complex E1 component subunit beta, translating to MAILTYREALNRAMVEEMEKDPLIYLMGEEVGHYQGAYKVSQGMLDKFGEERVIDTPISENGFAGIGVGSAMVGLRPIIEFMTWNFSLVAIDQIINSAAKMNYMSGGQFPMPIVFRGAGGVGGRLGAQHSQAFESWYAHCPGLKVVCPATPKDAYGLLKSSIRDNNPTIFIESEVLYGSKGDVPEQEYTIPLGLGEIKRKGTDITLVTWSRALGFAEEAAVLLEKEGISVEIVDLRSLRPLDENLIYESVKKTNRALVVEEGWPVAGFGAQIAYLIQKNAFAYLDHPVERVTQMDVPMSYAANLERMSLPNATRVADTIREMLQ from the coding sequence ATGGCCATCTTAACTTACAGAGAAGCATTAAACCGGGCCATGGTAGAAGAAATGGAAAAAGATCCACTCATTTACCTGATGGGAGAAGAAGTGGGACATTACCAAGGGGCTTATAAAGTTTCCCAAGGAATGCTCGATAAATTTGGCGAAGAACGAGTGATTGATACCCCCATTTCTGAAAATGGATTTGCAGGGATTGGAGTAGGTTCTGCGATGGTGGGTCTACGTCCCATCATTGAATTTATGACTTGGAACTTTTCTCTTGTTGCCATCGACCAAATCATCAACTCCGCTGCCAAAATGAATTATATGAGTGGGGGCCAGTTCCCTATGCCGATTGTCTTTCGTGGTGCGGGAGGTGTGGGAGGAAGGCTTGGTGCCCAACACTCCCAAGCCTTCGAATCTTGGTATGCCCATTGCCCAGGACTCAAAGTAGTTTGTCCTGCCACACCAAAAGATGCTTATGGCCTACTCAAATCTTCCATTAGAGATAATAACCCAACGATATTCATCGAATCAGAAGTGTTATACGGTTCCAAAGGAGATGTCCCCGAACAGGAATACACCATTCCTTTGGGCCTCGGCGAAATCAAACGCAAAGGTACAGACATCACACTTGTGACTTGGTCAAGGGCTCTCGGGTTTGCAGAAGAAGCAGCGGTCCTTCTCGAAAAAGAAGGGATTTCAGTCGAAATTGTGGATCTACGCAGTTTACGCCCGTTAGATGAAAACCTAATCTACGAATCGGTTAAAAAAACAAACAGGGCACTTGTTGTCGAAGAAGGATGGCCTGTGGCCGGATTTGGAGCACAAATTGCTTATCTCATCCAAAAAAATGCCTTCGCTTATTTGGATCATCCAGTGGAACGAGTCACACAAATGGATGTTCCTATGTCTTACGCTGCCAACTTAGAAAGAATGAGTTTGCCAAACGCAACAAGAGTTGCCGATACCATCCGCGAGATGTTACAGTAG
- the pdhA gene encoding pyruvate dehydrogenase (acetyl-transferring) E1 component subunit alpha has product MVSSIPKDSQSVSELKEFYRQMVLIRKFEEAAAKAYSVGKIGGFLHLYIGQEAVGVGSIAALTPKDYIVSTYRDHGHALARGLSPKPLMAELFGKGTGISKGNGGSMHFFDRNAHFMGGHGIVGGHISLAAGIAFASKFKKEDSVTICFFGEGAANIGSFHEGLNLAAIWKLPVVFICENNHYAMGTPEYRALAVKDVSVRAYAYDIARDHIEGDEVRKVRDHVQVAVERARRGEGPTLIEVSTYRFRGHSMSDPAKYRTKEELEAYKKKDPLMRARHELELGGIKTEELDKMDLEIQTQIDEAYQYAETSPEPPLSQLHKYVYAEDK; this is encoded by the coding sequence TTGGTTTCTTCTATCCCAAAAGACTCACAATCTGTGAGCGAGTTGAAAGAGTTCTACAGACAAATGGTACTTATACGAAAGTTTGAGGAAGCCGCTGCCAAAGCCTATAGTGTAGGAAAAATTGGTGGGTTTTTACATTTGTACATCGGCCAAGAGGCAGTGGGTGTTGGATCGATCGCTGCCCTCACACCCAAAGACTACATTGTTTCCACCTATAGAGACCACGGCCATGCTTTGGCCAGGGGACTTAGTCCCAAACCTCTTATGGCAGAGTTATTTGGAAAAGGAACAGGGATTTCAAAAGGTAACGGCGGTTCGATGCATTTTTTTGATCGTAACGCACATTTTATGGGTGGGCACGGAATTGTGGGAGGTCATATCTCACTAGCGGCAGGAATTGCCTTTGCTTCTAAATTTAAAAAAGAAGATTCTGTTACCATTTGTTTTTTTGGAGAAGGTGCTGCCAATATTGGATCGTTCCATGAGGGTTTAAACCTTGCTGCCATTTGGAAACTTCCCGTCGTTTTCATTTGCGAGAACAACCATTATGCGATGGGAACTCCGGAATACCGAGCTCTTGCTGTCAAAGATGTTTCTGTCAGAGCTTATGCTTATGACATTGCTCGCGATCATATAGAAGGAGATGAAGTGAGAAAGGTCAGAGACCATGTCCAAGTGGCTGTGGAACGAGCGCGTCGCGGCGAAGGACCAACACTCATCGAAGTTTCCACTTACCGGTTTCGTGGCCACTCTATGTCCGATCCTGCCAAATACAGAACCAAAGAAGAATTGGAAGCCTATAAAAAGAAAGATCCACTCATGCGAGCAAGACACGAGCTAGAGTTAGGTGGGATTAAAACAGAAGAATTAGATAAAATGGATTTGGAAATCCAAACCCAAATTGATGAGGCCTACCAATATGCAGAGACCTCACCAGAACCTCCCCTTTCCCAACTACACAAATACGTGTATGCGGAGGATAAATAA
- the fbp gene encoding class 1 fructose-bisphosphatase: protein MNATPKQKKLISLSQFILEEQLKIPHASGEFTALLSHLVYAAKIVGREVRKAGLLDDILGATDDTNVQGETQMKLDQYADNAFNQSLKICGHLCVLASEEHEHIIPIPGGYNIGKYTMAIDPLDGSSNIDTNVSIGTIFSIHQRLEPNSKEPGNEKDLLQQGHLQRCAGYIIYGSSTMLVLSTGKGVSGFTLDPSVGEFLLSHPNMQMPESGDIYSANEGNASYWSPEVQAYLQKIKSIEGGKKPKTARYIGSLVADFHRNLLKGGIFLYPNDTKSSKYPNGKLRLLYEAAPMAYIAEQAGGMAVTVKGERILDLTPKDLHERTTLIIGSKKEVEEFLTFVPKS from the coding sequence GTGAACGCAACACCGAAACAAAAAAAACTCATCTCTCTATCGCAATTCATTCTAGAAGAGCAACTCAAAATCCCTCATGCCTCCGGAGAATTTACAGCCCTACTCAGCCATCTCGTTTATGCGGCCAAAATTGTTGGTCGTGAAGTGAGAAAGGCAGGACTTTTGGATGATATCCTTGGTGCTACGGACGATACCAATGTCCAAGGCGAAACCCAAATGAAATTGGACCAATACGCGGACAATGCCTTCAACCAGTCCCTTAAAATTTGTGGGCACCTTTGTGTCCTTGCCAGTGAAGAACACGAACACATCATCCCGATTCCTGGCGGATACAATATCGGAAAGTACACCATGGCCATTGATCCCCTAGATGGATCTTCCAATATTGACACTAACGTCTCCATCGGAACGATTTTTTCCATCCACCAAAGACTGGAACCCAATTCCAAAGAACCTGGGAACGAAAAAGATTTATTACAACAAGGCCATTTACAACGCTGCGCAGGTTATATCATTTATGGTTCTTCCACGATGCTTGTCCTCTCCACAGGAAAGGGTGTTTCTGGGTTTACTTTAGATCCAAGTGTAGGTGAATTTTTACTCTCCCATCCGAATATGCAAATGCCTGAGTCTGGGGATATTTATTCTGCCAATGAAGGAAACGCATCCTATTGGTCTCCGGAAGTACAAGCTTATCTCCAAAAGATCAAATCCATAGAAGGTGGAAAAAAACCAAAAACAGCTCGTTATATTGGATCCCTTGTTGCGGATTTCCATAGAAACCTTTTGAAGGGAGGGATTTTCCTCTATCCAAATGATACAAAATCTTCCAAGTATCCGAATGGAAAACTTCGTTTGTTGTATGAAGCTGCCCCGATGGCGTATATCGCAGAACAAGCTGGTGGAATGGCGGTTACTGTTAAGGGTGAGAGAATCCTTGACCTAACCCCTAAAGACCTTCATGAAAGAACAACGCTCATTATTGGTAGCAAAAAGGAAGTAGAAGAATTCCTTACGTTTGTTCCTAAGTCATAA
- the rpsU gene encoding 30S ribosomal protein S21, with product MTPQVGIYLKEGESIEAALRRFKRDCANAGIMSEIKRREYFEKPSVVKKKAVEAAKRKRDKKKRLFAKKDKL from the coding sequence ATGACCCCACAAGTAGGGATTTATTTAAAAGAAGGGGAATCTATCGAGGCGGCGCTTCGTAGATTCAAAAGAGATTGTGCGAATGCTGGTATTATGAGCGAAATCAAACGCCGTGAATACTTCGAAAAGCCGAGTGTTGTCAAAAAAAAGGCAGTCGAAGCAGCGAAACGCAAACGAGACAAAAAGAAAAGACTATTTGCTAAAAAAGATAAACTGTAA
- a CDS encoding GatB/YqeY domain-containing protein — protein MTLQETISTDLKTALKAKDETVLGTLRLIKAEIQYELTKTGASELTDTAVMQILKSNFKRRKDTAVEYDKANRPDLSSKEIQEAEVISRYIPKEVSEEEISRAVNEAIAELNANGAQDMGKVMGKVMAKFKGQNIDGSKVSSLAKQALSAS, from the coding sequence ATGACCCTGCAAGAGACGATTAGTACCGATCTAAAAACGGCATTAAAGGCCAAGGATGAAACAGTCCTCGGCACTTTGCGTCTCATCAAAGCAGAAATTCAATATGAGTTAACCAAAACCGGTGCTTCCGAATTAACGGATACTGCAGTGATGCAGATTTTAAAATCCAATTTCAAACGTAGAAAGGACACGGCTGTCGAATATGACAAAGCCAACCGTCCCGATTTATCGAGCAAAGAAATTCAGGAAGCAGAAGTCATCTCACGTTATATTCCAAAAGAAGTCTCCGAAGAAGAAATCTCTCGAGCAGTGAACGAAGCCATTGCGGAATTGAATGCGAACGGAGCCCAGGATATGGGAAAGGTGATGGGTAAAGTAATGGCAAAATTTAAAGGGCAAAATATAGACGGCTCCAAGGTATCCTCTCTCGCAAAACAAGCACTTAGCGCCAGTTAA
- the dnaG gene encoding DNA primase: protein MNPYQSFKERVRREVSIDSYINRFVPLRRMGRNLVGICPFHNEKTPSFNVNAEGGFYHCFGCKASGDLFRFVMDYQKVDFLKSLEILSDYSGIPLVERTKEEEESERKKEALYQVSQKALEYFQKNLNTQSGEIALKYLESRGMYSEDLKVFKIGFGLPGFGNLRAELFKTETEVKLGEQLGLLKRQDQNKDPYDFFRNRIMFPVIDTRGRVIAFSGRILGESEEAKYINSPNSLIYDKSRTFYNLNLAQDSIRKTREAVIVEGVFDAIGLFRKGIEFVVAPLGTGFTEGHVRILKNMADKVYLMMDSDKAGTKGAFRAVNLLSKEGVSVKVCHIPEGKDPFDYSLHHNKQEIRDLLESAAPASQFMIREILAGAGPSSLAEEKQAGVKKLFEFLKPMEKETDKQVYLEEGARQLGLSFSSLFQDFRGKPGVTSAPSAVDTKKERSVAKPGKPSPILVCERKMIAMLIQNLELFSFADDLLSLEFRDEVSAFLWDYLYTKYLQNENLTAAEILSREEIPSEYLGMIAEHFTADESTTPGLFKGMFLYHADLLDDARMEELVKEMAKPDLTIEEKNNLLSELSLLKSEKNKRSVYLRTIQTLEV from the coding sequence GTGAATCCTTACCAAAGTTTTAAAGAAAGAGTTCGCAGAGAAGTCTCCATTGATTCTTATATCAACCGGTTTGTTCCTTTGCGCCGTATGGGAAGAAATCTTGTTGGAATCTGCCCATTCCATAACGAAAAAACTCCATCTTTTAATGTAAACGCAGAAGGTGGGTTCTACCACTGTTTTGGATGCAAAGCATCCGGTGATTTGTTTCGATTTGTGATGGACTACCAAAAGGTAGACTTTCTCAAATCTTTAGAAATCCTTTCTGATTATTCAGGAATTCCTCTTGTCGAAAGAACAAAAGAAGAAGAGGAATCAGAGCGAAAAAAAGAAGCCCTTTACCAAGTTTCCCAAAAAGCATTGGAATACTTTCAAAAGAATTTAAATACGCAAAGCGGCGAAATTGCCCTTAAGTATTTGGAATCACGTGGGATGTATTCAGAAGATTTAAAAGTTTTTAAAATTGGATTTGGCCTTCCCGGTTTTGGAAATTTGCGTGCGGAACTCTTTAAAACCGAGACGGAAGTGAAACTGGGAGAACAGTTAGGACTACTCAAAAGACAGGACCAAAACAAAGATCCTTATGATTTTTTTCGTAACCGCATCATGTTTCCTGTGATTGATACAAGAGGGAGAGTGATTGCCTTTTCCGGTAGGATCCTCGGTGAATCAGAAGAAGCAAAATACATCAATAGTCCGAACTCTCTCATTTATGATAAAAGTCGTACGTTTTATAATTTGAATTTAGCCCAAGATAGCATTCGAAAAACAAGAGAAGCGGTCATCGTGGAAGGTGTGTTTGACGCCATCGGACTATTCCGCAAAGGAATTGAGTTTGTCGTCGCACCACTCGGAACCGGATTTACAGAAGGCCATGTTCGAATTCTAAAGAATATGGCGGACAAAGTGTACTTAATGATGGATTCGGATAAGGCGGGAACTAAAGGTGCCTTTCGTGCTGTGAATCTTCTTTCGAAAGAAGGAGTTTCAGTAAAAGTCTGTCATATCCCGGAAGGAAAAGATCCTTTTGATTATTCCCTCCATCATAACAAACAAGAAATCAGAGATTTATTGGAATCGGCAGCACCAGCTTCCCAATTTATGATCCGTGAGATCCTTGCGGGAGCAGGGCCTTCTTCTTTGGCAGAGGAAAAACAGGCAGGTGTCAAAAAACTTTTTGAATTCCTAAAACCAATGGAAAAGGAAACAGACAAACAAGTCTATTTAGAAGAGGGGGCACGCCAGCTCGGACTTTCATTTTCTTCGCTTTTTCAGGATTTTCGGGGCAAGCCGGGTGTAACTTCGGCCCCCTCTGCGGTCGATACTAAAAAAGAACGTTCTGTGGCCAAACCGGGAAAACCTTCCCCCATTTTGGTCTGTGAACGTAAGATGATCGCAATGCTCATTCAGAATTTGGAACTATTTAGTTTCGCTGATGATTTGTTATCACTGGAGTTTCGAGATGAAGTATCTGCTTTTCTTTGGGACTATTTATATACGAAATATTTGCAGAATGAGAACCTAACAGCTGCAGAAATTCTTTCGAGGGAAGAGATTCCTTCGGAATACCTGGGAATGATTGCCGAACATTTTACGGCCGATGAATCGACAACACCAGGTTTATTTAAGGGGATGTTTCTTTACCATGCGGATTTGTTGGATGACGCAAGGATGGAAGAACTTGTCAAAGAGATGGCCAAACCTGATTTAACGATTGAAGAAAAGAACAATCTTTTATCAGAGCTTTCACTTTTAAAAAGTGAAAAAAATAAGAGATCCGTGTATCTCCGAACGATCCAAACGTTAGAAGTATAA
- the rpoD gene encoding RNA polymerase sigma factor RpoD, with translation MENLASLPEVQKIISIGKANREVSYDEINEILPDKILNSEKIDDVFTLLHEMGIEIVEEYSKKSLEESSSLTTTKEETTKETKEKPARKKRESSVSSSSEDPIRLYLKEIGKVSLISGETEVFLAKRIEKGEKIIEETILSSSILRQNFAKLIPKIKSKKIKVYDLVKVDKMYALNQEQADKLEKVFFENMELIQQDEKVLNESTNRIRKYSENSKKFKELKEKIDMSTGKIDEAIRKIGVSQKEIQKISQKIKSMVFRVKEIEKHFLKIKAKYGHDVREIKALNRFIEKNENLDEIEKMMGCDIDEVREVIKDIRNNERKLRRMEQEAGSPVGEIKDWGEKIIKGEREIAQAKRELVRANLRLVVSIAKRYANRGMHFFDLIQEGNIGLIRAVDKFEYKKGYKFSTYATWWIRQAITRAISDQARTIRVPVHMIEQVNKVIRETRLFVQEFGRDPSNDEIAERLGWPVQKVKAVKNVAREPISLEIPVGSEEDSELGDFIEDKEVISPLNSAASSILSEQIRQVLQTLPAREQKVIRMRFGLDDGYAQTLEEVGYQFKVTRERIRQIEAKALRRLRHPSRSKKLKDYID, from the coding sequence ATGGAAAATCTAGCAAGCCTACCAGAAGTACAAAAGATCATCTCGATCGGAAAAGCAAATCGAGAGGTATCTTATGATGAAATCAATGAAATACTTCCGGATAAAATTTTAAATTCCGAAAAAATTGATGATGTCTTTACTTTGTTACACGAGATGGGGATTGAAATTGTAGAAGAGTATTCCAAAAAGTCTTTGGAAGAATCTAGTTCCCTCACAACAACAAAGGAAGAAACTACTAAAGAAACAAAAGAGAAACCTGCACGTAAAAAAAGAGAGTCCAGTGTTTCTTCTAGTTCCGAAGATCCGATTCGTCTTTATTTAAAAGAAATTGGTAAAGTATCCCTGATCTCTGGAGAAACAGAAGTGTTTCTTGCCAAAAGGATTGAGAAGGGTGAAAAAATCATTGAAGAAACAATCCTTAGTTCTTCTATCCTACGTCAAAACTTTGCAAAACTCATTCCGAAAATTAAGTCCAAAAAAATCAAAGTTTATGACTTGGTGAAAGTGGACAAAATGTACGCACTCAACCAAGAGCAAGCGGACAAATTAGAAAAAGTATTTTTTGAGAATATGGAACTCATCCAACAGGATGAAAAAGTTTTAAACGAGTCCACAAACCGAATTCGTAAGTATTCTGAGAACTCAAAGAAATTCAAAGAACTCAAAGAAAAAATCGATATGTCTACGGGCAAAATCGATGAAGCCATTCGTAAAATTGGAGTTTCTCAAAAAGAAATCCAAAAGATTTCTCAAAAGATCAAATCGATGGTATTTCGTGTTAAGGAAATCGAAAAACATTTCCTTAAAATCAAAGCCAAATACGGGCATGATGTTCGTGAAATCAAAGCCCTCAACCGTTTCATCGAAAAAAATGAAAACCTAGATGAAATCGAAAAGATGATGGGTTGCGATATTGATGAAGTTAGAGAAGTCATCAAAGACATTCGTAACAACGAACGAAAACTCCGTCGTATGGAACAGGAAGCTGGATCTCCTGTTGGGGAAATCAAAGACTGGGGTGAAAAAATCATCAAAGGAGAAAGGGAAATTGCACAAGCTAAAAGAGAACTTGTGCGAGCAAACCTCCGTTTGGTGGTCTCCATTGCAAAACGTTATGCCAACCGCGGGATGCATTTCTTTGATTTGATCCAAGAAGGAAACATCGGTCTTATCCGTGCTGTTGATAAGTTCGAATACAAAAAAGGTTATAAATTTTCTACTTACGCCACTTGGTGGATTAGACAAGCCATCACTCGTGCGATCTCTGACCAAGCTCGTACCATCCGTGTTCCGGTTCATATGATCGAACAAGTGAACAAAGTGATTCGAGAAACTCGTCTTTTTGTCCAAGAATTTGGCCGTGACCCGTCCAATGATGAAATTGCTGAAAGACTCGGCTGGCCGGTTCAGAAAGTAAAGGCTGTGAAAAACGTAGCGCGGGAACCAATCTCACTTGAGATTCCTGTTGGTTCAGAAGAGGATTCAGAACTCGGAGATTTTATCGAAGACAAGGAAGTGATCTCTCCACTGAACTCTGCTGCGTCTTCCATTCTATCTGAACAAATCCGTCAGGTTCTCCAAACCTTACCGGCTCGGGAACAAAAGGTCATTCGGATGCGATTTGGTTTGGATGATGGGTATGCGCAAACTCTCGAAGAGGTGGGATACCAATTTAAAGTGACCCGGGAAAGGATTCGTCAGATCGAAGCAAAAGCACTTCGTCGTCTTCGCCACCCAAGTCGTTCGAAAAAACTCAAAGACTATATCGATTAA